The Chloroflexota bacterium DNA window GTGCAGATTGGCGGCTTCTATCCCGGCGACGGTTTCGTGAACGCGCTGTACGAGAATCCCGGGCACGGCAACCACTGGCTATCGGTCAAGCTTGTCGGCAGCCAGTCGAACCGCGCCGCCATAGGCGCGCGCGTCAGGATTACGGTCGTGGATGCGGACGGCACCCGGCGCAGCATATATTCGACCGTCAGCAACGGCAGCAGCTTCGGCGCATCCACGCTGACGCAAGAAATCGGACTAGGGCGGGCACAAGAGATTGCGTCGCTGGAAGTACACTGGCCCGCATCCAGGATACGGCAAGACTTCAGGAATGTGCCGCTCGACAGCCACATCAGCATACGCGAAGGCGCAAACGACTACGACATTCTGGACTTGCCGCCAGTGCCGCTCGGCGTCGGTCCGTGATTGCGCTGCCCGCCTCCCTTACGCTTGCTCAACCGTAATCGTGATTACGTCGATGCCGTGGTATTTCTGGTGGCGCACGGACGACGCATAGTGCAGCAGCAGGCGGTACGATACCTCGTGCTCATCCGGCACCGGCGGCAGATCGTTGAGATACGCCAGCTGGTCTTCCATATTCTGGCCTTCTAGCGCAGTAACGAATTCCAATTCGATGGTTCTGCCATCGCGCCGCGCAAACAGCACCAGATTGCGACGGCTGTCCGAGTCAGACTCCGTCGACTCTTTCAGCAACACGGTCAACGCCTCTTCACCGGCAGCTAACAGTCTGTCGGCTGACTCGGAATTCCAGTGCCCGGCGGAGGCGGTCTCGCGCAGGAAGGATCCGATCTCCGGCAACGCATCTTCGCTGAACTGCGTGGTCAGGCGCTTGCGGCGCGGTCCAGTCAAGTTCAGGAACAGCATCAATACGATTGCCACGATTGTGCCGGACGTCATGCCGTTGCTGAGCAGCACGTCCACGAATCCGGTGAGCAAATCCGGGAATATGACCTTTAGCTGAAAGCCCGTGCCGAGCCAGAACGCCAGACCTATCACCATCGCCTTGCGATAGTCCACGCCATCCTGCATCACCATTCGCATGCCCTGCACGAACAGCATCACTATCAGGATGGTGAAGTACGCGGCGGCTACCGGCGGCGGGATGGCGATGAGTAGCGCTGTCGCCTTTGGCAGGAATGCGAGTATCAAGAATACGACGCCTATCGCGATTCCTACTCGCCGCGACGCCACGCCGGTTACCTCCACAAGCGAAACGCTCGACGAATATGTGGTATTAGGTAGCGTGCCGAGCAAGCCGGATAGCAGATTGCCCACGCCATCCGCGTTTAGCGCACCCTGTACCACGCGGAAGTCCGTTGCGCGGCGAGTACGGCGCGATACCTGCTGCACAGCAACGCCATCGCCGACCGTCTCCATTGCGCCGACCAGGGTAACGACCACGAACGCAGGCAGCAGCGCCCAGAACTCGACCCCGGGCGTTAATTCAATGCCGGGCCATGTGCCGAGCGGCACTCCGAACCACGCCGCGTCGATGATGGCTTCCGTGTCGTACAAGCCGAACGGAGCAGCGACCAGGCAGCCGATGACGATGCCGATTATAGGGGACCACAGGCGCATTGACGGCGGCGCACGCATCACCATCACCGCGATAACCACAAGCGTCACGATCGCGGCAATTGGCGCGGCTATCGGTGAAGAGCCTTCCGGCACATCGGTCAGCAAGTCGAAAACGAGGGGCATTACCGTTACGGCAATCAGCAATATGACCGTGCCGGTTACCAGAGGCGTGAATATGCGGCGCAGCAGCGACAGACGAGACGCCAACAGGAACTGGAAGAGCGAGGAGACGATAATCAGCGTCGCCATCGTTGCGGGACCGGCGTTTGCAAGCGCGGCGACACACACGGCGAAGAACGCGCCCGATGTGCCCATCACGAGCACATGCCCAGCGCCGATTCGCCAGACTCGCGCAGCCTGCAAGAAAGTGGAAATACCGCTGACGACGAGCGTGGCGAATATCGCCCAAGGGATGTAACTTTCGGACACCCCGGAGATGCGGATGACTATCACGACGGCGAGGACGACGGCCGCCAAGTTGATGAGCGCGGCTTGAACGCCGGCGCCAATGACAATTAGAAGCGGTGGATTTTCATCCGGTTCGTAGCGGATGCTAGCGTTCGTCTGGGTTGTAGCCAATCAGGCACCTCACATCTAGTCTCTGGTTCTAGGCCACTTGACTCTGTACAGCGCAGCTGCGGCGAACAAGCCGGTGGACAGCAGCGCCATCGTGGGGCCCGAAGGCAGGTCGGCGTAATAAGACAAGTACATCCCTGCTACCGCTGATGATGCGCCCACTATCGCGCCCACAAACATCATTCCCACGAAGCGCCTTGCAATCAAATAGCCGGTCGCGGCGGGCGTGATTAGCATCGCCATCACAAGCACAATTCCTGCCGCCTGAATGCCTATGACTACCACTAGCGCCAGGAATCCCAGCAGAACATATTCGACTACGCCCGTTCTGATTCCTGCCGCCGAAGCGCCAATCTCGTCAAATGTGGTAAATACTAATTGCCGATGGAATATGTATAAACCTATCACGACAAGCACCGCTAGGACAACCGAAACATACACATCGGTTTGGGTAACGCCGAGAACTTGCCCAAGCAGCAGGTCTTCGATCCTCACATTAATGCTGTCGCTCGCCTTGGAGAGCATAACCATGCCGAGCGCGAACATTCCCGCGAACACGATGCCGATGGATGTGTCTTCGCTGATGCCGGTGTGCCTGCTCACCGTGCCCATCAGCAACGCGACAACCACGCCGGCAGGCACCGCAGCGAAGAACGGGCTGATGCCAAGAAGGAACGCCACGACCATGCCCGGCAATACGGAGTGAGCAAGGGCGTCTCCCAAGAATGAGCGTCCGCGCGTAACGACATACGCGCCAATGATCGGGCACATGACGCCGACAAGCACCGACACAATGAGGGCGCGCACCATGAAGCTATACTGGAGGGGGTCAAAGATGTAGCCGAGCACAGGACATGCTCCGATAAAGTTACCGCGCTGTCTGAATCTCGAAACTCCGCGCCCCGTACAGGTCTGCGATCAGCTCCGGAGAAAATGTCTCTTCAGGCGAACCGTAGGCATGCAAGTTGCAGTTGATGCAGAGCAGCTTGTCGAAGCGCTCCATCACATCCGTCAGGTCGTGCGTTGCGAGCATAACGATCCTGCCGGCGACGCAGCAAGTGCGAAGCAGATCGAGTATGCCCTCTTCCGCGCCTACATCGACTCCGCTGAGTGCCTCGTCAAGCAGGATGACGCTCGCCTCCTGCGCAAGCGCGCGGGCGATGCAGACACGTTGTCGTTGGCCGCCGGACAGGTCGGTTACCAGAGAAGAGCGCCGCTCCCACATCCCAACTTGGTTGAGGCACATGCGCACCATTTCCTTGTCGCGTCTGCCTAGCCAGCCCAGCCAGCTGTTGCCATTCGTGTATCTGCCCATCGATACGACGTCGAACACCGTCGCCGGGAACTGCCAGTTCATCGTTTCAGACTGCGACACATACGCCACATCACCCTTGCCGTTCAGCGACCCTTGAAACTCGATGCCGCCTTCGCAGGGGGGCAGTATGCCGGCAAGCGTCTGGAATAGCGTACTCTTGCCTCCGCCACTTGGGCCTATCACGCCTATCATCGTTTCGGGCTCGACCTCGAAGTTCAGGTCTTCCAGCACAATATGACCGCCGCGTTCGACTGACAAGTCTTCTATGACAAGTCGGGGACTGTACGGACTCATGTCATTTGCCCTCCCGAAAGGCGCCGTCACCCGCCCGAGTGCTCCCAGCCCAACTTCACCAATTCCGGTCGCGTAATTGTGAACGGTTGGACGGACAGCATTATCTGAGCCGTAATCATGGCAGAATGGGCCGCCATCGGGGAGGGTAACCGATGAACGACCCATGTTTGGAAATAGTCGAATCAATTCTACTTCAACGCTTCAACAATGGTGTTGACATTTGCGCGGAACATGCCGACATAGGTACTCGCCTCGCCGTCGGCTGCGAGCGATTCGGAATATAGACTGTGCAACGAAATGCCGGTCTCGTCCGCAATGGCTTTGGCGACTCGATCGCTTATGGTAGTCTCACTGAATATGGCAGACACGCCGTAGGCTTCGATGTCGTCGCTCAGCTTCGCTATCTCAGCAGGCGTCGGCTCCACTTCCGTCGTCCACGGCAGGATGGTGCCTACAACTTTGA harbors:
- a CDS encoding metal ABC transporter permease, encoding MLGYIFDPLQYSFMVRALIVSVLVGVMCPIIGAYVVTRGRSFLGDALAHSVLPGMVVAFLLGISPFFAAVPAGVVVALLMGTVSRHTGISEDTSIGIVFAGMFALGMVMLSKASDSINVRIEDLLLGQVLGVTQTDVYVSVVLAVLVVIGLYIFHRQLVFTTFDEIGASAAGIRTGVVEYVLLGFLALVVVIGIQAAGIVLVMAMLITPAATGYLIARRFVGMMFVGAIVGASSAVAGMYLSYYADLPSGPTMALLSTGLFAAAALYRVKWPRTRD
- a CDS encoding metal ABC transporter ATP-binding protein, with the protein product MIRLFPNMGRSSVTLPDGGPFCHDYGSDNAVRPTVHNYATGIGEVGLGALGRVTAPFGRANDMSPYSPRLVIEDLSVERGGHIVLEDLNFEVEPETMIGVIGPSGGGKSTLFQTLAGILPPCEGGIEFQGSLNGKGDVAYVSQSETMNWQFPATVFDVVSMGRYTNGNSWLGWLGRRDKEMVRMCLNQVGMWERRSSLVTDLSGGQRQRVCIARALAQEASVILLDEALSGVDVGAEEGILDLLRTCCVAGRIVMLATHDLTDVMERFDKLLCINCNLHAYGSPEETFSPELIADLYGARSFEIQTAR